In Plasmodium sp. gorilla clade G2 genome assembly, contig: PADLG01_00_11, whole genome shotgun sequence, the following are encoded in one genomic region:
- a CDS encoding cytoadherence linked asexual protein 3.1, putative produces the protein MVSFFKIFFSFLIFTLYLNEKAICSINDNENETVTSSHNVQYNDNIEQLKSMIGNDELHKNLTILEKLILESLEKDKLKYPLLKQGMEELLDISKFQKKNVNDTNDESYVIPTIQSTFHDMVKYEHLMKKQLIEIYNSDISDIIKKKIFIVRTLKTIKLMLIPLDSYKQNNDLKTALEELNNVFIAKDVQEKTTRPVGDHATFFTNLLTHVREMKENEEILKKPEIPILDDTKIDVMDTNDFFFTTNSNINFMEALDDITNQYGLGLINHLGPHLIALGHFIVLKLALKNYNNYFQAKSIKFFSWQKILEFSMSDRFKVLDMMCDHESVYYSEKKRRKTYLKVDRSHTSMECNILEYLIHYFNKYQLEIIKTTQDTDFDLHGMMEHKYIKDYFFSFMCNDPKECIIYHTNQFKKEANEENTFPEQEEPNREISAYNIYLNYYYFMKRYSSYGTKKTLYVHLLNLTGLLNYDTRAYVTSLYLPGYYNTVEMSFTEEKEFSKLFENLLKCIEKCHLHQPNTLSKDSNFLNEVSKCDVCKGAFLYSNMKFDDVPSMVQKFYVYLTKGLKIQKVSSLMRTLDIYQEYSNFLSHDINWYTFLFLFRLTSFKDIPYKNVAEAMYLNIKDEDSFNKTVVTNYWFPSPIKKYYTLYVRKRIPNNLVDELEKLMKVGTLEKMKNALTFLVHVNSFLQLDFFHQLNEPPLGLPRSYPLSLILEHKFKDWMISSPAGFYFSNYHNPYIRKDLHDKVLSQKFEPPKMNQWNKVLKSLIECAYDMYFDQRHVKNLYKYHNIYNINNKLMLMRDSMDLYKTHFDDVLFFADIFNMRKYMTATPTYKKVKDRVYHTLHSIMGNSVNFYKYGIIYGFKINKEILKEVVDELFSIYNFNTDIFSDTSFLQTVYLLFRRIEETYRTQRRNDKMSVNNVFFMNVANNYSKLNKEEREVEIHNSMASRYYAKTMFAAFQMLFSTMLSNHADHLDKAYGLSENIQVATSTSAFLTFAYVYNGSIMDSMTNSLLPPYAKKPITQLKYGKTFVFSNYFMLASKMYEMLNYKNLSLLCEYQAVASANFYSAKKVGQFIGRKFLPITTFFLYLRIKGSIDWAQGVKCTKANTEGHNCSTTPSSCEQGSPTPHNFFFFNLLAGQASQYLFFYFFTNLYLDAGKSFPGGFGTAIKEQTQHVKEHTYERKPSVHSFNRNFFMELTNGFMYAFCFFAVFPLYAYFENINFYITSNFRFLDRYYTVFNKYLINFVRTKLKEYTSDILIKYEREAYLSMKKYGYLGEVIASRLSSKNKIMNYLHDTNEETMNNLRTYDMENAFKNKMATYVDDFAFFDECGKNEQFLNERCDYCPVVEEVEETQLFTAVDETTKVTKSPTSTYIDVEKIEETGSADNDDDEKEFDEPDDELMVARFH, from the exons atggtttcattttttaaaatatttttttccttcctCATATTcactttatatttaaatgaaaaggCAATATGTTCCATAAATGATAACGAAAATGAAACTGTAACTAGTAGCCATAATGtacaatataatgataatatcgAGCAGTTAAAATCGATGATTGGAAATGATGAACTACATAAGAATTTAACaatattagaaaaattaattttagaATCATTAGAAAaggataaattaaaatatcctCTCCTTAAACAAGGAATGGAAGAATTGTTAGATATATCgaaatttcaaaaaaaaaatgtaaatgataCGAACGATGAATCGTATGTTATACCTACGATCCAATCGACCTTTCACGATATGGTAAAATATGAACATCTTATGAAAAAACAATTAATAGAAATTTATAATTCTGACATTTcagatataattaaaaaaaaaatatttattgtaaGAACattaaaaacaataaaattaatgCTTATACCATTAGATTCGTATAAACAAAACAATGATTTAAAAACTGCGCTcgaagaattaaataatgttTTCATAGCAAAAGATGTACAAGAGAAAACAACACGTCCTGTAGGTGATCACGCAACATTTTTTACTAATTTGTTAACACATGTAAGAGaaatgaaagaaaatgaagagaTACTAAAAAAACCTGAAATACCTATACTTGATGATACCAAAATAGATGTCATGGATacaaatgattttttttttacgacCAACTccaatataaattttatggaAGCGTTAGATGATATAACAAATCAATATGGATTAGGGTTAATTAATCATTTGGGTCCTCATCTAATAg ccCTGGGACATTTTATTGTATTAAAATTAGcacttaaaaattataacaattaTTTCCAAGCAAAaagtataaaattttttagttGGCAAAAAATTTTAGAATTCTCCATGTCTGACAGATTTAAGGTTCTTGATATGATGTGCGACCACGAATCCGTTTACTATTccgaaaaaaaaagaagaaaaacgTACTTGAAAGTTGATCGATCACACACATCTATggaatgtaatatattagaatatctaatacattattttaataaatatcagttagaaataataaaaactacACAAGATACCGATTTTGATTTACATGGGATGATggaacataaatatattaaagattatttcttttcatttatgTGTAATGATCCTAAagaatgtattatttatcatacgaaccaatttaaaaaagaagcaAACGAAGAAAATACTTTTCCTGAACAAGAAGAACCTAATCGTGAAATAAgtgcatataatatatatttgaattattattatttcatgaAACGTTACAGTTCCTAtggaacaaaaaaaacattatatgtccatttattaaatttaacaGGACTTttaa attatGATACAAGAGCCTATGTCACATCACTTTATTTACCAGGATATTATAACA ctgTCGAAATGTCTTTTACGGAAGAAAAAGAGTTTTCCAAACTTTTTGAAAACttattaaaat gTATTGAGAAATGTCATTTACATCAACCAAACACATTATCAAAAGATAGTAATTTCCTCAACGAGGTATCAAAATGCGATGTATGTAAAGGAGCTTTCTTATACTCAAaca tGAAATTCGATGATGTTCCTTCGATGGTACAGAAATTTTACGTATATTTAACTAAAGGGCTCAAAATACAAAAAGTATCATCTCTAATGAGAACATTAGATATATATCAAGAGTACAGTAATTTCTTATCCCATGATATTAATTGGTACACAttcctatttttatttcGACTCACAAGTTTTAaag ATATTCCCTACAAAAATGTTGCTGAAGCaatgtatttaaatataaaagatgaagaTTCGTTCAACAAAACTGTTGTGACGAACTATTGGTTCCCCTCtcctataaaaaaatactacACTTTGTATGTTAGAAAACGTATTCCAAACAATTTGGTCGATG AATTGGAGAAATTAATGAAAGTTGGAACATtggaaaaaatgaaaaacgCTCTGACGTTTTTGGTCCATGTAAACTCGTTTCTCCAACTAGATTTTTTCCATCAATTGAATGAACCACCTCTAGGATTACCTAGATCCTATCCTTTATCTTTAATTCTCGAACATAAATTTAAAGATTGGATGATTAGTTCGCCCGCAGGGTTTTATTTTTCCAATTATCACAATccatatataagaaaagatTTACACGATAAAGTGTTATCACAGAAATTCGAACCTCCTAAAATGAACCAGTGGAACAAAGTTTTGAAATCGTTGATCGAATGTGCCTACGATATGTATTTTGATCAACGACATgtgaaaaatttatataaatatcataatatttataatatcaataacAAATTAATGTTAATGCGCGACTCCATGGATTTGTACAAAACCCATTTTGACGACGTGTTATTTTTTGCAGATATTTTCAATATGAGAAAATATATGACTGCTACAccaacatataaaaaagtaaaagaTCGCGTCTACCATACATTGCATAGCATTATGGGGAATTCTgtcaatttttataaatatggtATTATTTATggatttaaaataaataaagaaatattgaAAGAAGTAGTGGACGAATTGTTTtccatttataattttaacacAGATATATTTTCGGACACTTCGTTCCTACAAAcagtttatttattatttagacGAATTGAAGAAACGTACAGAACACAAAGAAGAAACGACAAaatg aGTGTGAATAATGTTTTTTTCATGAATGTGGCAAATAATTATTCGAAATTAAACAAAGAAGAACGGGAAGTAGAAATCCATAATTCTATGGCATCACGATATTATGCGAAAACGATGTTTGCAGCATTTCAAATGTTGTTTTCCACAATGTTAAGCAACCATGCAGATCATCTTGACAAAGCATATGGATTAAGTGAAAATATCCAGGTAGCAACAAGTACCTCCGCATTTCTTACTTTTGCATATGTATATAACGGAAGTATTATGGATAGTATGACGAACAGTTTGTTGCCACCATATGCGAAAAAACCTATAACACAATTAAAATATGGGAAAACGTTCGTTTTCTCCAACTATTTCATGCTTGCATCCAAAATGTACGAGatgttaaattataaaaatttgagTCTTTTATGTGAATATCAAGCAGTAGCAAGCGCAAACTTTTATTCAGCTAAAAAAGTAGGTCAGTTTATTGGAAGAAAATTTTTACCAATTACGactttttttctatatctcAGAATTAAGGGATCAATTGATTGGGCACAAGGTGTTAAATGCACAAAAGCTAATACTGAAGGCCATAATTGTAGTACTACTCCTAGTAGTTGTGAGCAAGGAAGTCCTACGCCAcataatttcttcttttttaaccTTCTTGCTGGTCAAGCATCCCAATATTTGTTCTTTTACTTTTTCACGAATTTATACCTGGATGCAGGCAAATCGTTTCCTGGAGGGTTTGGTACTGCAATAAAAGAACAAACACAACATGTGAAAGAACATACATACGAACGTAAACCTTCCGTTCATAGTTTTAATAGAAATTTTTTCATGGAATTGACGAACGGGTTCATGTAcgctttttgttttttcgcagtttttcctttatatgcatattttgaaaatattaatttttatattacgaGCAATTTCCGTTTCCTGGATCGATATTATACTGTattcaataaatatttaataaattttgtaaGAACAAAACTTAAAGAATATACAAGTGATATTTTGATAAAGTATGAACGTGAAGCATATTTaagtatgaaaaaatatgggTATTTGGGTGAAGTTATTGCTTCAAGGCTTTCgtctaaaaataaaatcatgaATTATTTACACGACACTAACGAGGAGACCATGAATAATTTAAGAACATACGATATGGAAAATGCGTTCAAGAACAAAATGGCGACTTATGTGGACGATTTTGCTTTTTTTGACGAATGTGGCAAAAACGAACAGTTTTTAAACGAAAGATGTGATTACTGTCCTGTGGTTGAAGAGGTGGAGGAAACACAATTATTTACTGCCGTTGATGAGACAACGAAAGTAACAAAGTCACCCACTAGTACGTATATTGATGTTgaaaaaatagaagaaaCAGGTTCGGCAGATAATGACGATGATGAAAAAGAATTTGACGAACCCGACGACGAATTAATGGTCGCACGATTTCACTaa